From Clavelina lepadiformis chromosome 9, kaClaLepa1.1, whole genome shotgun sequence, the proteins below share one genomic window:
- the LOC143470010 gene encoding putative ammonium transporter 1: MENLTEKVEKLILDERRLASNVDQFFLIVCGMFVLFMQAGFAFLEAGSVRSKNTTNIIMKNVLDLFIGAISYYAVGYAFAYGESGNPFIGHVHFFATNVKQGFNATLEPHVLTPDEFYATWFFQFVFAATASTIVSGAMAERTEFTTYMVYCIFLTGFVYPIVSHWGWSESGWLVNPPEVLQVQFRDFAGSAIVHITGGTAALIGAIFLGPRIGRFNRDGTINDIPGHSVTVAALGAFILFVGFLAFNGGSQLSISGEGDGATVALAIMNTVLGGSASAITTMLLYKVTDVIRGNDHYWSLIVTMNGALAGMVSMCASCNDLYPWAAVVIGVVAGCAFISWHYFIIAVRIDDPLDAVAVHLGGGLCGILLGPIFAINGLREGVGGIIYGGHYLAFQNFGWNLLGALAIMAWTGTISTILFGTMKLLGILRVSEEVEKRGLDKIKHGEPAYPVKGYHEAEGPAYLKERNGCHNCIEMENGQVSSSNGLEDPPPPEFEEKSSL, encoded by the exons ATGGAGAATTTGACGGAAAAAGTGGAAAAGTTGATCCTGGATGAACGGCGGCTGGCTTCTAATGTGGATCAGTTTTTCCTCATCGTCTGCGGAATGTTTGTGCTTT TTATGCAAGCCGGGTTTGCTTTTTTAGAAGCGGGTTCGGTCCGGAGTAAAAACACAACCAACATTATTATGAAGAACGTTCTAGACCTGT TCATCGGAGCAATCTCTTACTACGCGGTCGGGTACGCTTTTGCATACGGGGAGTCTGGGAACCCGTTCATCGGTCACGTGCATTTCTTCGCCACCAATGTGAAGCAGGGATTCAACGCG ACATTGGAACCTCACGTGCTGACGCCGGATGAATTCTACGCGACTTGGTTCTTCCAGTTCGTGTTCGCGGCGACGGCTTCGACAATTGTGTCGGGAGCAATGGCGGAAAGAACAGAATTCACGACATACATGGTGTATTGCATTTTTCTCACAGGCTTCGTGTACCCCATAGTATCCCATTGGGGCTGGTCTGAATCCGGCTGGTTGGTGAACCCGCCAGAAG TTCTTCAAGTCCAGTTTAGGGACTTTGCTGGCTCCGCTATAGTTCATATTACCGGGGGTACTGCCGCATTAATCGGGGCTATTTTTCTTGGTCCCCGTATCGGGCGCTTTAACAGGGACGGAACTATAAACGACATCCCAGGACACAGTGTCACg GTAGCAGCATTGGGCGCCTTTATCCTCTTTGTCGGATTCCTCGCATTCAACGGCGGCTCACAACTCAGCATTTCCGGGGAGGGAGACGGCGCCACCGTTGCCCTGGCAATCATGAACACTGTGTTAGGAGGTTCCGCTTCAGCGATCACGACCATGCTTCTCTACAAAGTCACTGACGTCATAAGAGGAAACGACCACTATTGGTCGCTTATTGTGACGATGAACGGAGCGCTGGCAG GAATGGTCTCGATGTGCGCGTCCTGCAACGATCTCTATCCCTGGGCGGCCGTCGTGATCGGAGTGGTAGCGGGGTGCGCTTTCATCTCATGGCATTATTTCATCATCGCGGTGAGAATCGATGACCCACTCGACGCAGTCGCTG TTCACCTGGGAGGAGGGTTGTGTGGGATCCTGCTGGGTCCAATATTCGCCATCAACGGACTGAGGGAGGGAGTCGGAGGAATAATCTACGGGGGCCACTACCTCGCATTCCAG AACTTCGGTTGGAATCTCCTGGGTGCGCTGGCGATCATGGCGTGGACCGGGACCATCAGCACCATCCTCTTCGGGACGATGAAGCTCCTCGGGATCTTAAGAGTAAGCGAGGAAGTGGAGAAACGGGGACTGGATAAGATCAAACACGGGGAGCCGGCCTACCCCGTCAAGGGCTACCATGAGGCCGAAGGACCCGCCTATCTTAAAG AAAGAAATGGCTGCCACAACTGTATTGAGATGGAGAATGGACAAGTCAGCTCGAGCAACGGATTAGAAGATCCTCCCCCTCCAGAATTTGAAGAGAAATCTTCTCTTTAA